One window of Peteryoungia desertarenae genomic DNA carries:
- a CDS encoding DUF1194 domain-containing protein — MLATLAMFLSLSTAPALQSSIRTGTTEVDVELILAVDVSRSMDWDELQVQRAGYIAALQHPDFINAIQNGLIGQIAVAYYEWAGGVYTDAVVDWQIISNAEEAADFAAKLQAHSQTGLRGTSISSAIEFGANLFDQNDYQGLRQVIDVSGDGPNNRGLPVAPSRDKALSEGIIINGLAIMIRPSMAMVPLDKYYADCVIGGPGAFVLPVKKIEDFAPAIRRKLVMEISGLLPAEAIPASVEQATDCMIGEKIRNDWDNR; from the coding sequence ATGCTTGCCACACTAGCAATGTTCCTCTCCCTGAGTACGGCCCCGGCCCTGCAGTCTTCCATACGCACGGGGACAACGGAGGTGGATGTGGAGCTGATCCTCGCCGTCGACGTGTCCCGCTCCATGGATTGGGATGAACTGCAGGTCCAACGTGCCGGCTATATCGCTGCTCTCCAGCACCCCGACTTTATCAACGCGATCCAGAACGGCTTGATCGGCCAGATCGCGGTTGCCTATTATGAATGGGCTGGCGGCGTCTATACCGATGCTGTCGTGGATTGGCAGATCATTTCAAACGCCGAGGAAGCGGCAGACTTCGCGGCAAAACTTCAGGCCCACAGCCAGACCGGGCTGCGCGGGACGTCAATCTCCAGTGCGATTGAATTCGGAGCCAACCTGTTCGACCAGAACGACTATCAGGGGCTGCGCCAGGTCATAGATGTATCCGGCGACGGACCGAACAATCGGGGACTGCCAGTTGCTCCCTCCCGCGACAAAGCTCTGTCTGAGGGTATCATCATCAACGGTCTCGCGATCATGATCCGTCCCTCGATGGCCATGGTTCCCCTCGACAAGTATTATGCAGACTGCGTCATAGGGGGCCCCGGCGCCTTTGTCCTGCCGGTAAAGAAAATCGAAGACTTCGCACCGGCCATTCGGCGCAAGCTTGTGATGGAGATCAGTGGGCTCTTGCCGGCCGAAGCCATCCCGGCATCGGTAGAACAGGCGACGGACTGCATGATTGGAGAAAAGATCCGGAACGACTGGGACAATCGCTAA
- a CDS encoding aldo/keto reductase → MMDQPHVTLNDGQKIPQVGLGVWQTPNDEAAPAVKAALVAGYRHVDTAAIYENEEGVGEGMRQSGVARSDIFLTTKLWNTEQGYDQTMKAFDASLKRLGTDYVDLYLIHWPSPHRGLFVDTWKAFVRLKEEGRAKSIGVSNFYPEHLEKIIAETGVVPVLNQIELHPDFQQKENRAFHDKHKIITQSWSPLGQGKLLSHPVITGIAEKLGRTPAQVIIRWHIQSGFVVIPKSVTPSRIAENFKVFDFQLSNDDMSALIALDDKNARIGPDPMTASF, encoded by the coding sequence ATGATGGACCAGCCGCACGTAACGCTCAACGATGGCCAAAAGATCCCTCAGGTCGGCCTGGGTGTCTGGCAGACGCCAAATGACGAGGCGGCCCCAGCGGTCAAGGCCGCATTGGTTGCCGGCTATCGTCATGTCGATACCGCGGCAATCTATGAGAACGAAGAGGGCGTTGGCGAGGGCATGCGTCAATCCGGCGTCGCCCGCAGCGACATCTTCCTGACCACCAAGCTCTGGAACACGGAGCAAGGTTACGACCAGACGATGAAGGCATTTGACGCAAGCCTGAAGCGGCTTGGCACCGACTATGTGGATCTCTACCTGATCCACTGGCCGTCACCCCATCGAGGCCTGTTCGTCGACACCTGGAAAGCCTTTGTACGGCTGAAGGAGGAAGGCCGCGCGAAATCGATTGGCGTTTCGAACTTTTATCCCGAGCACCTGGAGAAGATCATCGCGGAAACGGGCGTAGTCCCTGTGCTGAACCAGATCGAATTGCATCCCGACTTCCAACAGAAGGAAAACCGGGCCTTCCACGACAAGCACAAGATCATCACCCAGTCCTGGAGCCCGCTCGGTCAGGGCAAGCTCTTGAGCCACCCGGTGATCACGGGCATTGCCGAAAAGCTGGGCCGCACCCCGGCGCAGGTGATTATCCGCTGGCACATTCAAAGTGGTTTCGTCGTCATTCCCAAATCCGTGACGCCTTCCCGTATCGCGGAAAACTTCAAGGTTTTCGACTTCCAGCTCTCGAACGACGACATGTCGGCACTAATTGCCCTGGATGACAAAAATGCCCGGATCGGGCCTGACCCGATGACCGCAAGCTTCTGA
- the leuC gene encoding 3-isopropylmalate dehydratase large subunit gives MSAPRTLYDKIWDDHVVDQQDDGTCLLYIDRHLVHEVTSPQAFEGLRMAGRKVRAPQKTLAVVDHNVPTSPDRHLGIKNEESRIQVEALANNAAEFGVEYYSASDKRQGIVHIVGPEQGFTLPGMTIVCGDSHTSTHGAFGALAHGIGTSEVEHVLATQTLIQKKAKNMLVRVDGKLPEGVTAKDIILAIIGEIGTAGGTGHVIEFAGEAIESLSMEGRMTVCNMTIEGGARAGLIAPDEKTFEYIKGKPRAPKGEALEQAIAYWKTLKSDEGAHFDRVVVLDAANLPPIVSWGSSPEDVVSVQGVVPNPDDIQDETKRASKWRALDYMGLKPGTKITDIAIDRVFIGSCTNGRIEDLREVAKVVEGKTVASTVSAMIVPGSGLVKEQAEAEGLDKIFKAAGFDWREPGCSMCLAMNDDRLKPGERCASTSNRNFEGRQGFKGRTHLVSPAMAAAAAVAGHFVDIRDWQ, from the coding sequence ATGAGCGCACCCCGCACCCTTTATGACAAGATCTGGGACGACCACGTCGTTGACCAGCAGGATGATGGCACCTGTCTTCTCTACATCGACCGTCACCTCGTCCACGAAGTGACGAGCCCGCAGGCCTTCGAGGGTCTGCGCATGGCGGGCCGCAAGGTCCGCGCCCCGCAGAAGACGCTGGCCGTCGTGGACCACAACGTCCCGACCTCGCCGGATCGCCACCTTGGCATCAAGAACGAGGAAAGCCGCATCCAGGTCGAGGCGCTCGCCAACAACGCGGCCGAATTCGGCGTCGAGTATTACTCGGCCTCCGACAAGCGCCAGGGCATCGTGCACATTGTCGGTCCGGAACAGGGCTTCACGCTGCCGGGCATGACCATTGTCTGCGGTGACAGCCACACTTCGACGCATGGCGCTTTCGGCGCGCTGGCACACGGCATCGGTACGTCTGAAGTCGAGCACGTGCTCGCGACCCAGACGCTGATCCAGAAGAAGGCGAAGAACATGCTGGTGCGCGTCGACGGGAAGTTGCCCGAAGGCGTCACCGCAAAGGACATCATCCTCGCCATCATCGGTGAGATCGGCACGGCCGGTGGTACCGGCCATGTCATCGAATTCGCTGGCGAAGCGATCGAATCGCTGTCGATGGAAGGCCGCATGACCGTCTGCAACATGACGATCGAGGGCGGCGCCCGCGCCGGTCTGATCGCGCCTGATGAAAAGACCTTCGAATATATCAAGGGCAAGCCGCGCGCGCCCAAGGGTGAAGCCCTCGAACAGGCAATCGCCTATTGGAAGACGCTGAAGTCCGACGAAGGCGCGCATTTCGATCGCGTCGTCGTTCTCGATGCGGCCAACCTGCCGCCGATCGTCTCCTGGGGCTCTTCGCCGGAAGACGTCGTCTCGGTTCAGGGTGTCGTTCCGAACCCTGACGATATCCAGGACGAGACCAAGCGCGCCTCGAAGTGGCGTGCGCTCGATTACATGGGCCTCAAGCCGGGCACCAAGATCACCGATATCGCCATCGACCGCGTCTTCATCGGCTCCTGCACCAATGGCCGTATCGAAGATCTGCGCGAAGTCGCCAAGGTTGTCGAAGGCAAGACGGTTGCCTCCACCGTATCCGCCATGATCGTTCCGGGCTCCGGCCTGGTCAAGGAACAGGCGGAGGCCGAAGGCCTCGACAAGATCTTCAAGGCGGCCGGCTTCGATTGGCGCGAGCCGGGCTGCTCCATGTGCCTTGCCATGAACGACGACCGCCTGAAGCCGGGCGAGCGCTGCGCCTCAACCTCGAACCGCAATTTCGAGGGACGTCAGGGCTTCAAGGGCCGCACCCATCTTGTCTCGCCTGCCATGGCAGCCGCTGCCGCCGTGGCCGGTCATTTCGTCGACATCCGCGACTGGCAGTAA
- a CDS encoding glycosyl transferase family 90 translates to MVEAIDRLVAGLQRLGYYASGIARHAVPASWYSRWRDEIMVGLGNSPDVDLLFERANYYNRLTPGTLPLPQVPLSKIDRSRSRYFLDFDQYLRFFERDLRVDYIYGDVTTIPDKAAIVKSRPVGGDNQNSVLLNLDKFRHFRTFRDGISWDQKIPKVVWRGSLNNPLRRALVARHADSPFADVGHVGEVKEGLSPRPFLSPADQLSFRYILSIEGFDVATNLKWIMASGSVCLMPQSRFETWFMEGRLTPGHHFVAVRDDFADLEEKIDMLESSPDLAAEIVRNANAYFASFRDRRIERLVSLLVLQKYFEATDQLAPGPLSHRFFA, encoded by the coding sequence ATGGTCGAGGCGATTGACCGCCTGGTGGCCGGACTGCAGCGGCTCGGTTACTATGCCAGTGGAATTGCGCGGCATGCGGTTCCTGCCAGTTGGTACAGCCGATGGCGCGACGAGATCATGGTCGGTCTGGGCAATAGTCCGGATGTCGACCTTCTGTTTGAACGGGCCAATTACTACAATCGCCTGACACCGGGCACGCTGCCTCTACCGCAAGTGCCGCTTTCCAAGATCGATCGTTCAAGAAGTCGATACTTTCTCGATTTTGACCAGTATCTGCGTTTCTTCGAGCGGGATCTTCGCGTCGATTACATCTATGGAGATGTGACAACGATCCCGGACAAGGCCGCGATTGTGAAAAGCCGACCAGTTGGCGGGGACAATCAGAATTCGGTCCTGCTCAATCTCGACAAGTTCCGGCATTTCCGGACATTTCGTGACGGAATAAGCTGGGACCAAAAGATTCCGAAGGTGGTCTGGCGGGGAAGCCTCAACAATCCCCTTCGCCGTGCCCTCGTTGCACGTCACGCCGACAGTCCATTCGCCGATGTAGGCCATGTTGGCGAAGTTAAGGAAGGTTTGTCACCGCGACCCTTCCTCAGCCCCGCCGATCAGCTCAGCTTCCGTTACATCCTCTCCATTGAGGGCTTCGACGTTGCGACCAATCTCAAATGGATCATGGCCTCCGGCAGTGTCTGCTTGATGCCGCAAAGCCGCTTCGAGACCTGGTTCATGGAAGGGCGCCTCACGCCGGGGCACCATTTCGTTGCCGTTCGGGATGATTTCGCCGATCTTGAAGAAAAAATCGACATGCTGGAAAGCAGTCCTGACCTCGCCGCCGAGATTGTCCGGAACGCCAATGCCTATTTCGCGTCCTTTCGTGACAGACGGATCGAGCGCCTCGTGTCGCTGCTGGTCTTGCAGAAATATTTTGAGGCAACCGACCAGCTTGCGCCCGGTCCACTCTCTCACCGCTTCTTCGCCTAG
- a CDS encoding amino acid ABC transporter permease codes for MAFQTLPSSDGRGDRPWWLFAFLAMAVALGLVIVLSDVYTQVFQTVSKGVWVTIFVTLVGFALASVLGLVMALLGMSDSLILRQISRFYIEVIRGIPILVLLFYIAFVGAPGFVALYNLILSPLIDRGWVDQMMVRDVSLMWRAIIALMIGYSAFIAEIFRAGFQSIDKGQIEASMALGLSRYQRFRLIVFPQAIRVIFPPLSNDFVAMVKDSSLVSVLGVADITQMGKIYASGSFRFFETYSIVAYVYLVLTIGLSLLLRGFEKRMRERRG; via the coding sequence ATGGCTTTTCAGACCCTTCCCAGTTCCGACGGCAGAGGCGACCGACCCTGGTGGTTGTTCGCCTTCCTTGCCATGGCGGTTGCTCTCGGCTTGGTGATTGTGCTGAGCGATGTGTATACGCAGGTCTTTCAGACTGTCTCGAAGGGTGTTTGGGTCACCATTTTCGTGACCCTTGTCGGTTTCGCACTCGCCTCCGTTCTTGGCCTGGTCATGGCCCTTCTCGGCATGTCCGACAGCCTGATCCTCCGGCAGATCTCGCGCTTTTACATTGAAGTCATACGCGGAATTCCGATTCTGGTCCTGTTGTTCTACATTGCCTTTGTCGGCGCACCGGGCTTTGTGGCTCTTTACAATCTCATCCTATCGCCTCTGATCGATCGAGGCTGGGTCGATCAAATGATGGTCCGGGATGTCTCGCTGATGTGGCGTGCCATCATTGCCTTGATGATCGGATATTCGGCCTTCATTGCCGAGATCTTCCGTGCGGGTTTCCAATCCATCGACAAGGGGCAGATCGAGGCGTCGATGGCACTTGGCCTGTCACGCTATCAGCGGTTCCGGCTCATCGTTTTCCCGCAGGCCATTCGCGTCATCTTTCCGCCGCTCTCGAATGATTTCGTCGCCATGGTCAAGGATTCCTCGCTTGTCTCGGTTCTCGGTGTTGCCGACATCACCCAGATGGGCAAGATCTATGCCTCCGGTTCCTTTCGTTTCTTTGAGACCTATTCCATCGTGGCCTATGTTTATCTTGTTCTGACCATTGGCCTTTCGCTGTTGCTGCGCGGCTTTGAGAAGCGGATGCGGGAGCGACGCGGTTGA
- a CDS encoding basic amino acid ABC transporter substrate-binding protein, protein MFQRRAFLAGLSALAFFPFSLQAAELPDLGGQTVVVVTENAYPPLQFVDPKTGEQVGWEYDAMNEIAKRLNFKVEYQNTSWDAMIQAVSDGQYQVGMTGITIRDDRKEKVDFSEPYMRSEQFMLVRGEESRFTDAESFAAFEDGLIGAQPGTTPFYTAVYSILDGNEANPRIKLFETFGATVQALKTGDVDVVLTDGTAGKGYVDTSNGGLKLIGGPLGTEDFGFILPKGSELVAPINAAIEALKADGTIDALNKKWFLDYKMGE, encoded by the coding sequence ATGTTTCAACGCCGCGCTTTCCTCGCCGGTCTTTCCGCCCTTGCGTTTTTTCCTTTCAGCCTTCAGGCCGCAGAACTGCCGGATCTCGGTGGCCAGACAGTCGTCGTCGTGACGGAAAACGCCTATCCACCCCTGCAATTCGTCGATCCGAAAACCGGGGAGCAGGTCGGTTGGGAATATGATGCGATGAACGAGATCGCCAAGCGGCTGAATTTCAAGGTGGAGTATCAAAACACCTCCTGGGATGCGATGATTCAGGCTGTGTCCGACGGGCAGTACCAGGTCGGCATGACCGGCATTACGATCCGCGATGACCGCAAGGAAAAGGTTGATTTCTCCGAGCCCTATATGCGTTCCGAGCAATTCATGCTGGTCCGTGGAGAGGAAAGCCGCTTTACGGATGCCGAAAGCTTTGCCGCCTTTGAAGATGGTTTGATCGGTGCACAGCCGGGCACGACACCCTTCTACACCGCCGTCTACTCCATTCTCGACGGTAATGAGGCCAATCCGCGCATCAAGCTGTTTGAAACATTCGGTGCCACCGTCCAGGCGCTGAAGACCGGCGACGTCGATGTGGTGCTGACTGATGGTACAGCCGGCAAGGGTTATGTCGACACATCGAATGGTGGCCTGAAACTGATCGGCGGCCCGCTTGGTACAGAGGACTTCGGTTTCATCTTGCCGAAGGGATCGGAACTCGTGGCGCCAATCAACGCTGCCATTGAGGCGCTCAAGGCTGATGGCACGATCGACGCCCTGAATAAGAAATGGTTTCTTGACTACAAGATGGGCGAATGA
- the rplS gene encoding 50S ribosomal protein L19 — protein MNIIQQLEAEQVAKIEAKRKLPDFSPGDTLRVNVTVKEGNRTRVQAYEGVCIARSGGGINESFTVRKISYGEGVERVFPVHSPMLESVEIVRRGKVRRAKLYYLRDRRGKSARIVENTNTRARKLNDAERAAVAEEKARLEAEKVAAAQALAAEKAAAEAAKAAAAAEAAAAEGKAE, from the coding sequence ATGAACATTATCCAACAGCTGGAAGCCGAACAGGTTGCCAAGATCGAAGCCAAGCGCAAGCTGCCGGACTTTTCTCCTGGCGACACTCTGCGCGTCAACGTGACCGTCAAGGAAGGCAATCGTACTCGCGTGCAGGCCTATGAAGGCGTTTGCATCGCGCGTTCAGGCGGCGGCATCAACGAGAGCTTCACCGTTCGCAAGATCTCCTACGGCGAAGGCGTTGAACGCGTATTCCCGGTTCACTCTCCGATGCTCGAAAGCGTCGAGATCGTTCGCCGCGGTAAGGTCCGTCGCGCCAAGCTCTACTATCTGCGTGATCGTCGCGGCAAGTCGGCTCGTATCGTTGAAAACACCAACACCCGCGCCCGTAAGCTGAATGATGCCGAGCGCGCCGCCGTTGCTGAAGAAAAGGCACGTCTGGAAGCGGAAAAGGTTGCAGCCGCACAGGCGCTCGCTGCTGAAAAGGCCGCTGCGGAAGCCGCTAAAGCCGCAGCCGCTGCAGAAGCTGCTGCCGCTGAGGGCAAGGCTGAATAA
- a CDS encoding sulfite exporter TauE/SafE family protein: MSLTIIAVLFAAGFFSGVVNAIAGGGTFLTFGALTLAGLPPIAANATSSVTQIPGYITSTLAYRREFAKLWKSAVLLGLVSALGAVGGALFLISLSNPSFRAMVPWLLIAATAVFAAGPLLRPKTSGESHPATPLGLIIQTITSFYGGFFGAGMGIMMLASLSLASGGDYHRLNALKNFLSIVIAAVAIVVFASAGALSWPHALVMIPAVALGGYAGVAIARKVPQGILRWVVVASGLGLAAYYFVTG; encoded by the coding sequence ATGTCCCTTACAATCATCGCGGTCCTGTTTGCCGCCGGCTTTTTTTCTGGCGTGGTGAACGCGATCGCTGGCGGCGGTACCTTTCTGACATTTGGCGCATTGACGCTGGCAGGTCTGCCGCCCATCGCCGCCAATGCGACATCCTCAGTCACCCAGATCCCGGGTTACATCACCTCGACCCTCGCCTATCGCCGCGAGTTCGCCAAGCTCTGGAAAAGTGCAGTGTTGCTGGGCCTGGTATCAGCGCTCGGCGCAGTTGGTGGTGCGCTCTTCCTGATCTCGTTATCCAACCCATCCTTTCGCGCCATGGTGCCTTGGCTGCTGATCGCGGCGACCGCTGTCTTTGCCGCCGGTCCGCTGCTCCGGCCAAAGACATCAGGGGAAAGCCATCCGGCGACGCCCCTTGGGCTCATCATCCAGACAATCACATCTTTTTACGGCGGCTTCTTCGGCGCCGGAATGGGGATCATGATGCTGGCGTCCCTGAGCCTGGCAAGCGGTGGCGACTATCATCGCCTGAATGCTCTCAAGAACTTCCTGTCCATCGTCATTGCAGCGGTCGCCATCGTGGTATTCGCCAGCGCCGGCGCCCTCTCCTGGCCGCATGCATTGGTAATGATCCCGGCTGTTGCACTGGGCGGATATGCCGGTGTCGCAATCGCCCGCAAGGTGCCGCAGGGCATTCTGCGCTGGGTCGTTGTCGCTTCGGGCCTTGGCCTTGCCGCCTATTACTTCGTGACCGGCTGA
- the trmD gene encoding tRNA (guanosine(37)-N1)-methyltransferase TrmD, which yields MTFKASVLTLYPDMFPGHLGQALAGRALERGDWSLEAVQIRDFAQDKHRSVDDTPSGGGAGMVLRPDVLARAIDTLPADGRPRLLMSPRGRPLSQDKVRSIAEGDGVVIVCGRFEGIDQRVIDSRQLEEVSIGDYILSGGEPAALTLLDAVVRILPGVMGNQLSGVHESFEDGLLEHPHYTRPQVFEGVEIPAVLTSGNHAAIEKWRREQSLKLTQERRPDLLVSTGQTQPVTK from the coding sequence ATGACCTTCAAGGCTTCTGTTCTTACTCTCTATCCGGACATGTTCCCGGGCCATCTTGGACAGGCGCTGGCCGGTCGCGCGCTGGAACGCGGCGACTGGTCTCTGGAGGCAGTGCAAATCCGTGATTTCGCCCAGGACAAGCACCGCAGCGTTGACGATACGCCCTCCGGCGGCGGTGCCGGTATGGTGCTCCGACCGGATGTTCTGGCCCGCGCAATCGATACGCTGCCCGCCGACGGGCGTCCGCGCCTGCTGATGAGCCCCCGGGGTCGTCCCTTGTCCCAGGACAAGGTTCGTTCAATTGCCGAAGGCGATGGTGTTGTCATCGTCTGCGGTCGTTTTGAAGGAATAGACCAGCGGGTCATCGACAGCCGGCAGCTGGAAGAAGTTTCCATAGGTGACTATATTCTCTCTGGCGGAGAGCCGGCTGCCCTGACCTTGCTCGATGCCGTCGTTCGAATTCTGCCCGGCGTCATGGGCAATCAGCTCTCGGGCGTGCATGAGAGCTTCGAGGATGGCCTGCTGGAGCATCCCCATTATACTCGGCCTCAGGTCTTCGAAGGCGTTGAGATCCCGGCTGTCCTGACCTCCGGAAATCATGCGGCCATCGAGAAATGGCGGCGCGAGCAGTCTTTGAAGCTGACCCAGGAACGCCGCCCGGATCTTCTTGTGTCCACCGGGCAAACTCAGCCGGTCACGAAGTAA
- the rimM gene encoding ribosome maturation factor RimM (Essential for efficient processing of 16S rRNA), with protein MTKPTTKLENPVLMAVIGAAQGLRGEVRVKTFTGDPLSLGDYGNLYSADGRMFEILELREAKTVVVVRFRGINDRNAAEALNGLELFIERDALPDDELEEDEFYYADLEGLEVYDGEGKHYGAVTGVYDFGAGDLLELKGPGRRPVLIPFSEAAVLEIDLEDGRILVDPIAAGLKEENDGKPSYGKGKPYGQGKPGNKGS; from the coding sequence ATGACAAAGCCTACGACAAAGTTGGAGAATCCGGTGCTGATGGCCGTCATCGGTGCGGCACAAGGCCTGCGCGGCGAAGTCCGCGTCAAGACCTTTACCGGTGACCCGCTGTCCCTTGGCGACTATGGCAATCTCTACAGTGCCGACGGGCGCATGTTTGAGATCCTGGAGTTGCGCGAAGCCAAGACCGTCGTCGTTGTTCGTTTCCGGGGCATCAATGATCGCAATGCGGCCGAAGCGTTGAATGGTCTGGAACTCTTCATCGAGCGCGATGCCCTGCCAGATGATGAACTTGAGGAAGACGAGTTCTATTATGCCGATCTTGAAGGCCTCGAAGTCTATGATGGCGAAGGCAAGCATTATGGGGCGGTCACCGGCGTCTATGATTTCGGTGCTGGCGATCTTCTGGAGCTGAAGGGTCCCGGTCGCCGCCCGGTCCTTATTCCCTTTTCCGAAGCTGCTGTGCTTGAGATCGATCTTGAAGATGGACGCATTCTTGTCGATCCGATTGCCGCCGGTCTGAAGGAAGAGAATGACGGCAAGCCCTCCTATGGCAAGGGGAAACCCTATGGGCAGGGCAAGCCTGGCAACAAGGGCTCCTGA
- the rpsP gene encoding 30S ribosomal protein S16, giving the protein MSLKIRLARGGSKKRPFYQIVVADARAPRDGRFLEKVGSWNPMLGKDHEKRVELNAERIQEWIAKGAQPTDRVLRFMAEAGLAQRPARNNPNKAKPGKKAQERAAEKAQKAADAAEAAAAAE; this is encoded by the coding sequence ATGTCCCTCAAGATTCGTCTCGCCCGTGGCGGTTCCAAGAAGCGTCCTTTCTACCAGATCGTCGTTGCTGACGCCCGCGCACCGCGTGACGGCCGTTTTCTCGAGAAGGTCGGTTCCTGGAACCCGATGCTCGGCAAGGATCATGAAAAGCGCGTTGAACTGAACGCCGAGCGCATTCAGGAATGGATTGCCAAGGGCGCACAGCCGACCGACCGCGTTCTGCGTTTCATGGCGGAAGCTGGCCTTGCTCAGCGTCCGGCCCGTAACAACCCGAACAAGGCAAAGCCGGGCAAGAAGGCTCAGGAGCGCGCTGCCGAGAAGGCACAGAAGGCTGCTGACGCTGCAGAAGCTGCTGCCGCCGCAGAATAA
- a CDS encoding chorismate mutase — MIDQTVKEQLAGYRQSIDNIDAALVHMLAERFRCTKAVGVLKATHELPPADPAREEYQIARLRRLAQDANLDPDFAEKFLNFIIKEVIRHHEAIAAEHGGATEKTA; from the coding sequence ATGATTGATCAGACCGTCAAGGAACAGCTCGCCGGCTATCGCCAGTCGATCGACAATATCGATGCCGCCCTTGTGCACATGCTTGCCGAGCGCTTCCGCTGCACGAAAGCGGTCGGCGTTCTGAAAGCGACCCACGAATTGCCGCCGGCTGATCCGGCGCGCGAAGAATACCAGATCGCCCGCCTGCGCCGTCTCGCTCAGGATGCCAATCTGGATCCGGATTTCGCCGAGAAGTTCCTGAACTTCATCATCAAGGAAGTCATCCGGCATCATGAAGCCATTGCCGCCGAACATGGCGGTGCAACCGAAAAGACCGCCTGA
- the ffh gene encoding signal recognition particle protein: protein MFENLQDRLGSILNGLTGRGALSEADVSAALREVRRALLEADVALEVVRDFIERVREKAVGAAVLKSIKPGQMVVKIVHDELVEMLGSEGVGVDLIAAAPVVIMMVGLQGSGKTTTTGKIAKRLTDRDRKKVLMASLDTRRPAAQEQLRQLGVQTGIDTLPIIAGQSPTDIASRAVQAAKLGGHDVVLLDTAGRTHIDEPLMIEMAEIKSRAKPHEILLVADALTGQDAVNLARNFDERVGITGLVLTRMDGDGRGGAALSMRAVTGKPIKLIGVGEKMTELDEFHPRRIADRILGMGDIVSLVEKAAENIDAEKARAMAEKMAKGKFDLNDLAEQIKQMQAMGGMGGIMGMMPGMAGMKDKMSAAGLDDKIFKRQLAIISSMTKAERANPDILKHSRKKRIASGSGTDASDINKLLKMHRQMADMMKAMGGKKGGGMMKQMMGGMAAKMGLGGMGGMGGMPDLSKLDPKQLEALAKQAESAGIKPGGLPGLGGGGLPGLGGPRLPGLGGGGLPGLPKKK, encoded by the coding sequence ATGTTTGAAAACCTCCAGGACCGTCTTGGTTCCATCCTGAATGGACTGACCGGCCGTGGCGCCTTGTCCGAGGCGGATGTCTCGGCGGCGTTGCGTGAGGTGCGTCGTGCGCTTCTTGAAGCGGACGTAGCGCTCGAGGTCGTTCGTGACTTCATCGAACGCGTTCGTGAAAAGGCTGTCGGGGCAGCCGTCCTGAAATCGATCAAGCCCGGCCAGATGGTCGTCAAGATCGTCCATGACGAGCTGGTCGAAATGCTCGGCAGCGAGGGCGTTGGCGTCGATCTCATAGCAGCAGCCCCTGTCGTCATCATGATGGTTGGTCTGCAGGGTTCCGGTAAGACGACGACCACGGGCAAGATCGCCAAGCGATTGACTGATCGCGATCGCAAGAAGGTGCTTATGGCATCTCTCGATACCCGTCGTCCGGCAGCCCAGGAACAGCTTCGCCAGCTCGGTGTCCAGACGGGTATCGACACACTGCCGATTATTGCCGGGCAGTCGCCGACGGATATTGCATCGCGTGCCGTGCAAGCTGCAAAGCTTGGTGGTCATGACGTTGTTCTTCTCGATACGGCCGGTCGGACCCATATCGACGAACCGCTGATGATCGAGATGGCCGAGATCAAGTCTCGCGCCAAGCCGCATGAAATCCTTCTGGTTGCCGATGCCCTGACCGGTCAGGATGCCGTTAATCTCGCGCGCAATTTCGATGAGCGCGTCGGCATTACCGGCCTTGTGTTGACCCGTATGGACGGTGATGGCCGTGGCGGTGCAGCGCTTTCGATGCGTGCCGTCACCGGAAAACCGATCAAGCTGATCGGCGTCGGTGAAAAGATGACGGAACTCGACGAGTTCCACCCGCGTCGCATCGCCGACCGTATCCTCGGCATGGGCGACATTGTTTCGCTGGTCGAAAAGGCGGCCGAAAACATCGACGCTGAAAAAGCCCGCGCGATGGCCGAGAAGATGGCCAAGGGCAAGTTTGACCTCAACGACCTCGCCGAACAGATCAAGCAGATGCAGGCCATGGGTGGCATGGGCGGGATCATGGGCATGATGCCGGGCATGGCCGGCATGAAGGACAAGATGTCGGCAGCCGGCCTGGATGACAAGATCTTCAAGCGCCAGCTTGCCATCATTTCCTCGATGACCAAAGCCGAGCGTGCCAATCCCGATATCCTCAAGCATTCCCGCAAGAAGCGCATCGCCAGCGGCTCCGGTACGGACGCTTCCGATATCAACAAGCTGCTCAAGATGCACCGCCAGATGGCCGACATGATGAAGGCCATGGGCGGCAAGAAGGGCGGCGGCATGATGAAGCAGATGATGGGCGGTATGGCGGCCAAGATGGGTCTTGGCGGCATGGGTGGAATGGGCGGCATGCCTGATCTTTCCAAGCTCGACCCCAAGCAGCTTGAAGCCCTTGCCAAGCAGGCGGAATCCGCCGGAATCAAGCCGGGTGGCCTGCCAGGTCTTGGCGGCGGTGGATTGCCGGGCCTTGGTGGTCCGCGTCTACCCGGTCTGGGCGGTGGTGGCCTTCCCGGCCTGCCGAAGAAGAAGTGA